In the genome of Neoarius graeffei isolate fNeoGra1 chromosome 27, fNeoGra1.pri, whole genome shotgun sequence, one region contains:
- the hypk gene encoding huntingtin-interacting protein K, with protein MDANMAAEGDVDLDLEAEENCTGKPTEKPRKHDSGAADLERVTDYAEEKEISSSDLETAMSVIGDRRSREQKAKQEREKELAKVTIKKEDVELIMAEMEIPRGMAERSLREHMGNVVEALIALTN; from the exons ATGGACGCGAACATGGCGGCTGAGGGAGATGTGGATTTGGACCTGGAGGCGGAGGAGAATTGCACCGGGAAACCAACAGAAAAACCACGCAAACACGACAGCGGGGCTGCTGATTTAGAAAGAGTCACTGATTATGCAGAAGAGAAAGAAATCTCGAGTTCTGACTTGGAAACG GCCATGTCTGTGATTGGCGACAGGAGATCCAGAGAACAGAAAGCAAAACAGGAAAG AGAAAAAGAATTGGCCAAAGTTACGATTAAGAAGGAGGATGTCGAGCTCATT ATGGCGGAGATGGAGATTCCACGTGGCATGGCCGAGCGCAGCTTGAGGGAACACATGGGGAATGTTGTAGAGGCTTTGATTGCACTGACCAACTGA